ATCTGTTGGCAATACTACGTTTGCAGGTGAAAgtattgtttataaaattagaattataatatgcattaattaaaaatattgaggAATAAAAGTTATCTGAATTCGTGCATtgatttttcataaagaaattaatatttcaggaatgtttaaaaaattattgcaggCTCAGCCAATGGGCGCAATCAGTATCAGTGCCCGATCTATAGCTCTTCAGCCGCTCTGAGTAAAAATCATTTTCGCCGcccttatatttaattataggtagataatttattttatcatatttttgacagtgagtgaatTTTTTTGTAGGTATTCATTGAATAACGAAAGCCTTTTGTTTTGATACTTCattcaaacatgtattacctccttttcccgatttttcaaaatgttttactTCTTTCattggtttttattgattttaattttctctttctactaaTTTGCCGCTCTTGGTAGTTTTCTTGGGCCCCTAGACCGGGCCCTGCTCAGGATGTAATTATTTAAGAATAAGatccagttttcctttctttttacaaagctccttttttgaggggtgccagggccccttggccccCCTCTGTGTACGCCACTAGGCTCAACGTGAGCTAGAACAGCCAATGAACTGCTGCTTCTGGACTGCGAGGATTCGAAATCGACGTTAAGCTCGCATAACGAACATCGATAACCCGTCAAAGTCGTGGAACTCGTGGATGCGTACTTCGTGATACGGTCACGTGACCAGTGTCCGTTGTTtcgaaataattcaaatttgtaaataaattcacGAATCCTCGCGATATAATTACGAGAGCGTGAAAACCGAGCTGGCAAAGTAAGACtgacaattttgtaaaataaatccATAAAACAGTGACATTACTTTTCGAAGTTATCAACCACTGACCGATAGATCGAGCTGAGAAAAAGCGTTAGAAGATCAGTAGCATTGGAAGTAGGTATTCCAAACCGTTTTCAgacatattgtttaaaggaaattttccaGTCCAGTAAAGAATTAAATGTATTCAGCACGCAAAAAATGCAACAAAAATTCTTTGTGGCGTTTACTTGCTGATAAATCAGTTTCTTAAGCACAGCTTTTTTACGTAATAATGTTGTTTATTTCTTCTTTGCATTAGAATGGATCAGTTAATGTGGACAACTCCGATTAAGAGCAAAAACAAATGCAATAGCTTGACGACGATGAGTCCCGTGATATATAAGACTCCTGTGAAGCAATATGAAACGAGTTCCAAGTGCACAAAGTATCAGAGTAACGTGAATTGCCTCGGTGTTCTTCCGACCCACATTACGCCGCCATCTGGCTTGACGAAGTTTATAGCGAGGAATCCGTTTGAAAGTGATTTGAATAATAGACTGCATCTATCTGTGATTAGCCCAACAGTATTTAATAAGGTAATTCCTCgaagcagggttgactaactggtggctcgcgagccaccgggggctcctagccttgctgctacgctgaacggcccctctCCGTATCTatcagactctgacgatcgcagtggattcttccttctttccttctcttttcgactccgatcgtcagagtccggtaggtatggagggggccgttcagtgtggcagcaaggcggaggtgcccccggtggcccgcgagacatcagttagtcaaccctgcctTGAAGCATTCCTTTATTAATAGGTAATCTTTCTCTAAATCCTTAATGAAACGCAGGTTTCGAGTCCGTCTGAACATTCCCCTAACTTTACATGGAGCGTGGACGACCTGGCACTTATACAGCCAGCGAAAATAGAAGAATTCCCTGTGCAGATGCACTGCGTGGACCCAGAGACTGAGATTAAAACCCAGGCAGCCATCGATATGTTTTTCAAGAAGCATCAGATCATTCCCAGTCCTTGGGAAATAAGGAAGAAGGACAGTAGAATGAAGATCGAAGTGGACACTCCCATGCGAGCCTCCAGCGACTTGAATTCGGAGTCTCCCAAGTCGACGAAAGATGGTATTTGCTTTGGAAGTTAAACGACGCGTTTTCTGTATTTTACTTCGGAATTTTCCTCAGGTTGGAGTCAAACAGTATTATCGCTTCCGGCTGAATTGCCACAGCACGTGGAAGAAGTTTTGAAGCCTTATTTTACGTTCACTCAAGTAACTAAGTTAATATCTGGAAACAGTGGACGCTCgactattaatttatttctaagctTCGATTGTTTCATTTGTAGGAACAGAACGTTGAAAGTAACGACGTGAACTCGAGTAATAACTCGTTGCGGAGGAAGCTGTTCTTTAATCACAATGACTGTttagaggacgaagacgagtcCTCTGTTTGCCTGACGCCTGTAAAAATGAACGGCTCCTTGGTACTGTCTTCCAGTCCACCGCAAAGTGGAATGTTAGTTCATGGAACTCCCTTGAAGGTAAATAGGTCTTGTTTTTATATATAACTTCCTTTATTCCACTCGTATGAACGTGAAAGAATTTTAATGAGATCTCCTCCAGCAGACACCGAATAGAGGTAGCAATCACGATGTGTCTGAAATTGCCCCTGGAAATTTATCGCCTCCCAATATATCTCCTATACACAGCACAGTGAATAACATGTCCTGCGAAAGTGTGAGATCTCGAACTCGATCAGTCGCTCGATTAGAGTTCAGTACGGAAATGAGCGTAGATCAAACTAGTTTGCAGCATGAGGAGTACTTTGATAACCACTCTCTAGGTAACCATAACATCGATAGACTAATGCAAGCACAAAGGCACTGAAGTAACAATTAATATCTTTCAGACGAATCCCATGGCAAGGATAACGTGCAGGTGGCAGA
The nucleotide sequence above comes from Andrena cerasifolii isolate SP2316 chromosome 2, iyAndCera1_principal, whole genome shotgun sequence. Encoded proteins:
- the Bora gene encoding aurora kinase A activator-like protein bora isoform X1 → MYSARKKCNKNSLMDQLMWTTPIKSKNKCNSLTTMSPVIYKTPVKQYETSSKCTKYQSNVNCLGVLPTHITPPSGLTKFIARNPFESDLNNRLHLSVISPTVFNKVSSPSEHSPNFTWSVDDLALIQPAKIEEFPVQMHCVDPETEIKTQAAIDMFFKKHQIIPSPWEIRKKDSRMKIEVDTPMRASSDLNSESPKSTKDGWSQTVLSLPAELPQHVEEVLKPYFTFTQEQNVESNDVNSSNNSLRRKLFFNHNDCLEDEDESSVCLTPVKMNGSLVLSSSPPQSGMLVHGTPLKTPNRGSNHDVSEIAPGNLSPPNISPIHSTVNNMSCESVRSRTRSVARLEFSTEMSVDQTSLQHEEYFDNHSLDESHGKDNVQVAENKMDIFMNLDTNSTCVETGNFMQATAVSKSSDHFDQNLESKAAGFNSNQNGTGTFKHLTESCRMYTNESCILQQTNGTLGISDQQSVSNFAQDTGYQTYSMSSTTNVTDSYNSTPVKQKACWGDRIMLTDEEFRLSDWKENMKNIFSSTPSRSNRERENHIH
- the Bora gene encoding aurora kinase A activator-like protein bora isoform X2 yields the protein MDQLMWTTPIKSKNKCNSLTTMSPVIYKTPVKQYETSSKCTKYQSNVNCLGVLPTHITPPSGLTKFIARNPFESDLNNRLHLSVISPTVFNKVSSPSEHSPNFTWSVDDLALIQPAKIEEFPVQMHCVDPETEIKTQAAIDMFFKKHQIIPSPWEIRKKDSRMKIEVDTPMRASSDLNSESPKSTKDGWSQTVLSLPAELPQHVEEVLKPYFTFTQEQNVESNDVNSSNNSLRRKLFFNHNDCLEDEDESSVCLTPVKMNGSLVLSSSPPQSGMLVHGTPLKQTPNRGSNHDVSEIAPGNLSPPNISPIHSTVNNMSCESVRSRTRSVARLEFSTEMSVDQTSLQHEEYFDNHSLDESHGKDNVQVAENKMDIFMNLDTNSTCVETGNFMQATAVSKSSDHFDQNLESKAAGFNSNQNGTGTFKHLTESCRMYTNESCILQQTNGTLGISDQQSVSNFAQDTGYQTYSMSSTTNVTDSYNSTPVKQKACWGDRIMLTDEEFRLSDWKENMKNIFSSTPSRSNRERENHIH